Proteins from a single region of Thermonema lapsum:
- the rpiB gene encoding ribose 5-phosphate isomerase B, which yields MEKAVVFIGSDHAGFEYKEGIKQMLLQEGYKVEDVGTHSADSVDYPDYAHPVAQAVDEGKAQWGILICGSGNGVCMTANKHAKVRAALCWNEETARLARQHNDANVICLPARFVSLEEAQAMVKIFLSTDFEGGRHERRVQKIACA from the coding sequence ATGGAAAAAGCAGTAGTTTTCATTGGTTCAGACCATGCAGGCTTTGAATACAAAGAAGGAATTAAGCAAATGCTGTTGCAGGAAGGATACAAAGTAGAAGACGTGGGAACACATAGCGCCGATTCGGTCGATTATCCAGATTACGCTCACCCTGTGGCACAAGCTGTAGACGAAGGAAAAGCACAGTGGGGCATTCTTATTTGCGGTTCGGGTAATGGAGTATGTATGACCGCCAATAAGCATGCCAAAGTGCGCGCTGCTTTGTGTTGGAATGAAGAAACTGCACGTTTGGCACGTCAACACAATGATGCCAATGTGATTTGTCTGCCTGCTCGTTTTGTGTCTTTGGAAGAAGCCCAAGCGATGGTGAAAATTTTTCTTTCTACCGACTTTGAAGGAGGACGCCATGAACGGCGTGTGCAAAAGATAGCATGCGCAT
- a CDS encoding S8 family peptidase — MKRLLTFVCLVCFCVPAFAQESVWFYGVVKVSPQLKQQWLEKTQSVQRTQSSALQITPRYAEQSQWRYAPAVKRPPAVLEQFFTVKTQSKQALQVALDSLRRLPGVLYAEPLYNYQPLYVPNDPGTNSANAPNYQYYLEKIKAFEAWDIEQGNPSVVIAIIDYGFRLTHEDLQGNLHPAYYDVAGNDTNLSGIYHGTVVAGVSSATPDNAKGIAGVGFHCRYLPIKAISDDFTYFNFDGALLYAAAQGASVINMSFGRPITPTEPESEFERDLLRLMVDYYDIVLVAAGGNSGKDEKWSPAVYPEVIAVPGTNANDQKWGGWGSGSTFGYHMDVAAPAQYIYSTYNRHDSDYYPATGISGTSFAAPQVSAAAALVRAHYPGLNARQVMARLMATADNIDAQNPGFIGKLGKGRLNIYRALTETQVFAVTPSDPILYALGNEHYALHMKHTNLLTPATHVQVHINSLSPYVNVIAATANIGDMTTLESKETPLGALVIERTGDIPASHTAYIGIEYTADQGIFREYVELRFAPLYPALFDKRLTFWYDTKGHLAVYDYPYSQGMRFNDTTYARAGGFVMAVSQDSLWSTVPDYVGGMNNDFEETASWSAPSAMYTFLQPTATSAYTVTERLYLDSLVPGVLFQEYRVHNRQLFADTVRLGLFYDFDLPNVSLQQCAVDTAVSMIYARDGSGHYAAIALLQAFRQIDTTYYAFDVDGSNGSLALNDGFSAADMWGAMTSNRLQAGGNNANVAALASIHFSIPAQDSAWVAWAVLSAPSHDSLRTLYGLARERFLALRTCALPQVPAVVEVHQTDAVYLASIVPSGGYHFNFYRADSSLYQSGAAMVYVVNTFPSETFFFVENASYDFNHLLPSAWQRVAIVGVPKSPTAIEAAQVPAVRLYPNPSRGVVRIEVDTNRIQAGSMQWWLYAYDGRLLRQAVLSRVESFYLHGLPQGAYVLQLSLSGEMYYFRLLVE, encoded by the coding sequence ATGAAACGCCTTCTGACTTTTGTTTGTCTTGTGTGCTTCTGTGTGCCTGCTTTTGCACAAGAGTCTGTTTGGTTTTATGGTGTGGTGAAAGTATCGCCCCAATTGAAGCAGCAGTGGTTGGAAAAGACACAGTCCGTTCAACGTACGCAATCGTCCGCATTGCAGATTACACCACGTTATGCGGAACAAAGCCAATGGCGCTACGCCCCTGCTGTCAAGCGCCCTCCGGCAGTCTTGGAGCAGTTTTTTACCGTAAAGACTCAAAGCAAGCAAGCTCTGCAGGTAGCTCTGGACTCCCTGCGCCGCTTGCCTGGGGTGCTCTATGCTGAACCGCTCTATAATTACCAACCGCTGTATGTGCCCAATGACCCAGGCACCAACTCCGCCAATGCACCCAACTATCAATACTACTTAGAGAAAATCAAGGCTTTTGAAGCTTGGGATATAGAGCAAGGCAACCCCTCTGTGGTGATTGCCATTATAGATTACGGTTTTCGTCTCACCCACGAGGACTTGCAGGGCAACCTGCATCCTGCTTATTATGACGTAGCCGGCAACGATACCAACCTAAGCGGGATATATCATGGAACTGTGGTAGCAGGAGTAAGCAGTGCTACTCCCGATAATGCCAAAGGGATAGCTGGTGTGGGCTTTCATTGTCGTTATCTGCCCATTAAAGCTATTTCAGACGATTTCACTTATTTCAACTTCGACGGCGCTTTGCTTTATGCAGCAGCGCAAGGTGCTTCCGTCATCAACATGTCTTTTGGGCGCCCCATTACACCCACCGAGCCCGAATCAGAATTTGAGCGAGACCTTTTGCGCCTGATGGTCGATTACTACGACATTGTATTGGTGGCTGCTGGCGGAAACAGTGGTAAAGACGAAAAGTGGTCGCCAGCGGTGTACCCCGAAGTGATAGCCGTGCCGGGCACCAACGCCAATGACCAAAAATGGGGTGGTTGGGGTTCAGGCAGCACTTTTGGTTATCATATGGACGTGGCAGCCCCAGCTCAATATATTTATTCTACTTACAACCGCCATGACAGCGATTATTATCCTGCCACCGGCATTTCGGGTACTTCTTTCGCTGCTCCCCAAGTGAGTGCGGCTGCGGCTCTGGTGCGTGCCCACTATCCCGGCTTAAATGCCCGTCAGGTGATGGCACGCCTGATGGCAACTGCCGACAACATAGACGCCCAAAACCCCGGATTTATCGGTAAACTGGGTAAGGGACGACTAAACATCTACCGTGCACTGACTGAAACACAGGTGTTTGCCGTAACTCCTTCCGACCCAATTTTATACGCTTTAGGAAACGAGCACTACGCGCTTCATATGAAACATACTAACTTACTGACACCTGCCACCCATGTGCAAGTACATATCAATAGTTTATCGCCTTATGTCAATGTTATTGCGGCAACGGCAAACATAGGCGATATGACTACCTTGGAGAGCAAAGAGACCCCCTTAGGTGCTTTGGTCATAGAGCGAACTGGCGATATTCCGGCATCGCATACGGCTTACATCGGGATAGAATATACCGCAGACCAAGGCATCTTTCGGGAATATGTGGAACTTCGTTTTGCGCCTTTGTACCCTGCACTCTTTGATAAACGCTTGACATTTTGGTATGATACGAAGGGGCATTTGGCAGTTTATGATTACCCCTACAGTCAGGGAATGCGTTTTAATGATACTACTTATGCGCGCGCAGGCGGCTTTGTGATGGCTGTTTCACAAGATAGTCTGTGGAGTACCGTGCCCGATTATGTGGGGGGCATGAATAACGATTTTGAAGAAACGGCTTCGTGGAGTGCTCCCTCCGCCATGTACACATTCTTACAACCTACTGCCACAAGTGCATACACTGTCACTGAGCGATTATATCTTGATTCTTTAGTCCCCGGTGTGCTTTTTCAAGAATACCGTGTGCACAACCGCCAGCTTTTTGCCGATACAGTAAGACTTGGCTTGTTTTATGACTTCGATTTGCCGAATGTTTCGCTTCAGCAATGCGCTGTTGATACTGCTGTGTCCATGATTTATGCCCGTGATGGTAGTGGACACTACGCCGCCATAGCTTTGCTACAAGCTTTCCGTCAAATAGATACGACATACTATGCTTTCGATGTGGATGGCAGCAATGGTAGCCTTGCTTTGAATGATGGTTTCTCTGCGGCGGATATGTGGGGCGCCATGACTTCCAACCGCTTGCAGGCAGGTGGAAACAACGCAAACGTAGCAGCACTGGCAAGCATTCATTTCAGCATTCCAGCACAAGATTCTGCATGGGTAGCATGGGCGGTATTGTCGGCACCTTCGCATGACAGCCTGCGGACACTGTATGGGCTTGCCCGTGAACGCTTCCTTGCTCTGCGTACTTGTGCACTGCCACAAGTGCCGGCAGTGGTGGAAGTGCACCAGACAGATGCCGTGTATCTTGCTTCTATTGTACCTTCGGGAGGCTATCATTTTAATTTCTACCGGGCAGATAGCTCTTTGTATCAGAGCGGGGCAGCGATGGTATATGTGGTGAACACTTTTCCTTCGGAAACTTTTTTCTTCGTAGAAAATGCTTCTTATGATTTCAATCATTTGTTGCCCAGCGCTTGGCAGCGAGTAGCTATTGTAGGAGTACCAAAAAGCCCCACAGCCATAGAAGCAGCACAGGTGCCGGCAGTTCGACTGTATCCTAATCCGAGCAGGGGAGTGGTGCGCATAGAGGTTGACACGAACAGAATACAAGCCGGAAGCATGCAGTGGTGGCTTTATGCATATGATGGAAGGTTGCTAAGGCAAGCGGTGTTGTCCCGGGTAGAATCATTTTATTTACATGGCTTACCACAAGGCGCCTATGTTTTACAGCTTTCTTTGAGTGGTGAAATGTACTACTTCCGGCTACTTGTCGAATGA
- a CDS encoding sensor histidine kinase, translating into MVAIKGKSYWTLDKRITLYTLVAVGVSLLLGFYFMFHSSYQQHKRHFVSYHLNQLRMTAEYCIVPIELRQPEAAGEFIEKIAAQKMVECVQLVTPDGSVWLSYPAGNTFLGAALTTDSVQWAEEHLYVKADIRGMHAELLGYLYAKVNTSELRAFKQEQLWNSALLFVGCLLLCGIPLSVFLRSRLINPIIQLEHLLYEAVQNQTYYISDAPPRSSKEVRWLYERVAYILATIRLQLKELHQKQIDLEQQEGLYKALFDNELIGVLLVDLSENKILQSSPKAQEILNLKENDRQFASFFAQRTVYETFMKELTHKGRVTPQEALLRVKQHKNLWGLIAAKKAGHNIAEVVVQDISDMKHNMTELQRLSDELDNFVYHASHELRAPLRSILGIVQLMELNPSPANVQEYVNHLRRSIERLDETIQLVIAVSETKAHNKAEPVDLEDLIRYSVEHYNYLNQDGRIDIRYEVKFRSEVVIDKFSLSLIVNNLLSNALKYADYTKPYPMVYIIADVQDNNLILSIEDNGVGIPFEIQPHIFKMFYRGHERSEGAGLGLYIVKKVVNRLGGRILFVSEPARGTTFYVRLPLTKAPLYDYESAAAQ; encoded by the coding sequence ATGGTTGCGATAAAAGGCAAAAGCTATTGGACATTAGACAAGCGCATTACCCTCTACACACTTGTGGCGGTGGGGGTATCGCTTTTGTTGGGGTTTTATTTTATGTTTCATAGCAGCTATCAGCAACACAAACGCCATTTTGTAAGCTATCATCTCAACCAACTGCGCATGACCGCCGAATATTGCATTGTGCCCATTGAGTTGAGACAACCGGAAGCTGCTGGCGAGTTCATAGAGAAAATAGCAGCGCAAAAGATGGTAGAATGTGTACAGTTGGTAACTCCTGATGGAAGTGTGTGGCTTTCTTATCCTGCCGGGAATACTTTTTTAGGCGCTGCCCTTACCACCGACAGTGTGCAATGGGCAGAAGAACATTTGTACGTTAAGGCTGACATACGTGGCATGCATGCTGAATTGCTGGGCTACTTGTATGCCAAAGTAAATACCTCAGAGTTGCGGGCTTTCAAGCAAGAACAGCTATGGAACAGTGCTCTTTTATTTGTCGGCTGTTTGCTTTTGTGCGGCATCCCTCTTTCGGTATTTCTTAGAAGCCGTTTGATTAACCCTATCATTCAATTGGAGCACCTTTTGTACGAAGCCGTGCAAAACCAGACCTACTACATTTCCGATGCACCACCTCGCTCATCTAAAGAAGTGCGTTGGTTGTATGAGCGGGTAGCCTACATTCTGGCAACCATACGCCTGCAATTAAAGGAGCTGCATCAAAAACAGATAGACCTTGAACAACAAGAAGGGCTCTATAAAGCCTTGTTTGACAACGAGCTGATAGGAGTGCTGTTGGTCGATTTGTCCGAGAATAAAATTTTACAAAGCAGTCCAAAAGCACAGGAAATTCTGAATCTCAAAGAGAACGACCGCCAGTTCGCCAGTTTTTTTGCACAGCGCACTGTTTATGAAACTTTTATGAAAGAGTTGACCCATAAAGGACGGGTGACACCACAAGAGGCACTCTTGCGTGTAAAGCAGCATAAAAACCTCTGGGGCTTGATTGCCGCCAAGAAAGCTGGGCATAATATAGCAGAGGTGGTGGTGCAGGATATCTCCGACATGAAACACAATATGACTGAACTTCAACGGCTGAGCGATGAGCTGGATAACTTCGTATATCACGCTTCACATGAACTGCGCGCACCTTTGCGCTCTATTCTGGGTATTGTGCAATTGATGGAATTGAATCCCTCGCCTGCCAACGTGCAAGAGTATGTGAACCATTTGCGGCGAAGCATTGAACGGCTGGATGAAACCATTCAATTGGTTATAGCTGTATCGGAAACCAAAGCACACAATAAAGCAGAACCGGTAGATTTGGAAGACCTTATCCGTTACAGCGTAGAGCATTACAACTATTTAAACCAAGACGGGCGCATAGATATCCGCTACGAAGTGAAGTTTAGGTCAGAGGTTGTAATAGACAAATTTAGCTTGAGTTTGATAGTAAATAACCTACTCAGCAACGCACTGAAATATGCTGACTATACCAAGCCCTACCCCATGGTATATATTATAGCCGATGTACAAGACAATAATCTGATTCTTTCGATAGAAGACAATGGAGTGGGCATACCATTCGAAATTCAACCCCATATATTCAAGATGTTTTACCGAGGGCATGAGCGCTCGGAAGGTGCCGGTTTGGGGCTTTACATTGTAAAAAAGGTAGTTAATCGTTTAGGAGGGCGCATTTTGTTTGTGTCGGAACCGGCACGAGGCACTACCTTTTATGTACGCTTGCCTTTGACAAAAGCTCCTTTGTATGATTACGAATCAGCGGCTGCTCAATGA
- a CDS encoding YfiR family protein, with the protein MKDLGFKIAFCLLLFGGIWIPTWSQPTTEVDDWQVKAALLAKMVDFIEWPVLHRPQKDVFLIGVYQDNQMLRVLRKVYAERKAKSRVIGVLPIHDEQEMLHMPFDVIWLGRLSETHLRQLLPYLQQSSALIVSDTPGYAQEVSMVNFFESEGKVKFEMNTRILTQKGFVVNFRLLKLAKIVK; encoded by the coding sequence ATGAAGGACTTGGGGTTCAAAATTGCATTTTGCTTGTTGCTATTTGGAGGTATATGGATTCCGACGTGGTCGCAGCCTACAACAGAGGTGGACGACTGGCAGGTAAAGGCAGCCCTTTTAGCCAAGATGGTTGATTTTATTGAGTGGCCGGTATTGCATCGTCCTCAGAAAGATGTCTTTTTGATAGGGGTTTATCAAGACAATCAGATGCTGCGCGTCTTGCGAAAAGTATATGCCGAGCGCAAGGCAAAATCAAGAGTTATAGGAGTGCTTCCTATACATGATGAGCAAGAGATGCTGCATATGCCTTTTGACGTCATATGGTTAGGAAGGCTTTCAGAAACACATTTGCGCCAATTGTTGCCTTACCTACAACAAAGTAGTGCTTTAATCGTAAGTGATACTCCGGGCTATGCTCAAGAGGTAAGTATGGTGAATTTTTTTGAATCGGAAGGCAAGGTGAAGTTTGAAATGAATACAAGAATCCTCACACAAAAGGGCTTCGTGGTCAATTTTCGCCTGTTGAAGCTCGCCAAAATAGTAAAGTAG
- the miaB gene encoding tRNA (N6-isopentenyl adenosine(37)-C2)-methylthiotransferase MiaB produces MKQIVKDIELIQPVEGEACETVKTTQEQDTGKSRKLYIESYGCQMNFSDSEIVAAILQEHGFDTTNNAQKADVIFLNTCAIRDNAEQRIWKRLRELESLKNKKPGLLVGLLGCMAERLKTKLLEEEKIVDIVAGPDAYRDLPQLVAEAEDGNKAVNVFLSREETYADINPVRLNSNGITAFISIMRGCDNMCTFCVVPYTRGRERSRNPHSIVQEARALYERGYKEVTLLGQNVDSYFWTSHPKVISLNEYRKALTRGEDLSQYEQVNFAKLLEMVAQIAPDLRVRFSTSHPKDITDEVLYTMQRYDNICKYIHLPVQSGNNRILELMNRTYTREWYLERVAAIRRILGESCGLSSDMIAGFCSETEEEHQDTLSLMEAVKFDFSYMFYYSERPGTPAAKRLQDDVPLEVKKRRLQEIIELQNKHSLERNLMDVGKVHRVLVEGYSKRSKEHLFGRNTANKVVVFPKENYQAGDYVDVLVEQCTSATLIGKAVGKWTP; encoded by the coding sequence ATGAAGCAGATAGTAAAAGACATTGAGTTGATTCAACCTGTGGAAGGGGAAGCTTGTGAAACGGTAAAAACTACCCAAGAACAAGACACCGGCAAAAGCCGCAAATTGTATATTGAAAGTTATGGTTGTCAGATGAACTTCTCTGACAGCGAAATTGTGGCTGCCATTTTACAAGAACATGGCTTCGATACTACCAATAATGCCCAAAAAGCCGACGTAATTTTTCTCAACACCTGTGCCATCCGCGACAACGCCGAACAACGCATCTGGAAGCGTTTACGTGAGCTGGAATCGTTGAAAAACAAAAAACCGGGCTTGCTTGTAGGCTTGCTGGGCTGTATGGCAGAGCGCCTCAAAACCAAGTTGCTCGAAGAAGAAAAAATCGTAGATATCGTAGCTGGTCCGGATGCCTACCGTGACCTGCCGCAGCTTGTAGCAGAAGCCGAAGACGGCAACAAAGCCGTGAATGTCTTTCTCTCACGTGAAGAGACTTATGCCGACATCAACCCGGTACGCCTGAACTCCAACGGCATCACGGCTTTCATCTCTATCATGCGCGGTTGCGACAATATGTGTACATTTTGCGTAGTGCCCTATACCCGTGGGCGCGAACGCAGCCGCAACCCTCACTCTATCGTGCAGGAAGCACGTGCTTTATACGAACGTGGCTACAAAGAAGTAACCCTGTTGGGGCAAAATGTAGATTCCTATTTCTGGACTTCCCATCCCAAGGTTATTTCTCTGAACGAATACCGCAAAGCCCTCACGCGTGGCGAAGACCTCAGCCAATACGAGCAAGTCAACTTTGCCAAGCTGCTTGAAATGGTAGCACAAATAGCTCCTGACCTGCGCGTGCGCTTTTCTACCTCGCATCCCAAAGACATTACCGACGAGGTGCTCTACACCATGCAGCGCTACGACAACATATGCAAATACATACACCTGCCCGTGCAAAGCGGCAACAATCGTATCCTAGAGCTGATGAATCGCACCTATACCCGCGAATGGTATCTTGAGCGCGTGGCAGCCATTCGCCGCATCTTGGGCGAATCCTGCGGCTTATCTTCCGATATGATTGCAGGCTTCTGCAGCGAAACAGAAGAAGAGCACCAAGACACCCTTTCGCTCATGGAAGCCGTAAAATTCGACTTCTCCTATATGTTCTACTACTCGGAACGCCCTGGCACGCCAGCAGCCAAACGTCTGCAAGACGATGTACCATTGGAGGTAAAAAAGCGAAGACTGCAAGAAATCATTGAATTACAAAACAAGCACTCTCTGGAACGTAACCTGATGGACGTGGGCAAAGTGCATCGCGTATTGGTTGAAGGCTACTCCAAACGTTCCAAAGAGCATCTTTTTGGAAGAAATACAGCCAACAAAGTAGTTGTATTTCCTAAAGAGAATTACCAAGCCGGCGACTACGTAGATGTGCTGGTGGAGCAATGCACCAGCGCAACGCTCATCGGCAAAGCCGTAGGCAAATGGACTCCCTAA
- the cobT gene encoding nicotinate-nucleotide--dimethylbenzimidazole phosphoribosyltransferase, with protein MKEFIIEPLSKQFATQVQEKIDNKIKPLGALGRLEEIALQIATIQQTLTPALQKPYVLVFAGDHGIAVERVSAYPQEVTAQMVLSFVRGKAAINVFCQQHHLNLKVIDAGVAADFPKDLPIVHAKIAKGTRNFLYEPAMTQQEMEQAIQTGSELVKEIHKEGCNVVGFGEMGIANTSSASAIMSVITKQPVEVCVGRGTGLNDEQYRHKIEVLRKALLHHQLSSNDPFEVLRIYGGYEIAMMCGAMLQAAALRMLILVDGFISSIAFLIAYKSNPYIRNYAIFCHTSAEQGHLKLLEYMQARPILQLGMRLGEGSACAIAYPVVESAVRFLNEMASFEEAGVSNRQNIESDSCL; from the coding sequence ATGAAAGAATTTATCATAGAACCACTTTCCAAACAATTCGCCACACAAGTACAAGAAAAAATTGACAACAAAATCAAACCTTTAGGTGCTTTGGGCAGGCTTGAAGAGATAGCACTTCAAATTGCCACCATACAGCAAACCCTCACCCCTGCCCTTCAAAAACCTTATGTGTTGGTATTTGCCGGTGACCACGGCATTGCCGTCGAAAGAGTAAGTGCCTATCCACAAGAAGTAACCGCGCAGATGGTACTGAGCTTCGTGCGTGGAAAGGCAGCCATCAATGTGTTTTGCCAACAACACCACTTAAACTTGAAAGTCATTGATGCAGGTGTGGCGGCTGACTTCCCCAAAGATTTGCCTATTGTGCATGCCAAAATAGCCAAAGGCACCCGCAACTTCCTTTATGAGCCAGCGATGACCCAGCAAGAAATGGAGCAAGCCATCCAAACGGGTAGCGAATTGGTCAAAGAAATTCATAAGGAAGGCTGTAATGTGGTGGGCTTTGGCGAAATGGGCATTGCCAATACCTCTTCGGCTTCTGCCATCATGAGTGTGATTACCAAACAACCTGTAGAGGTATGTGTGGGCAGAGGCACAGGTCTCAACGATGAGCAATATCGACACAAAATAGAAGTCTTGCGCAAAGCACTGCTTCACCACCAACTCAGCAGCAATGACCCCTTCGAGGTGCTGCGCATCTACGGCGGCTACGAAATAGCCATGATGTGTGGTGCCATGCTACAAGCAGCGGCGCTGCGCATGCTTATACTGGTCGATGGTTTTATCAGCTCAATAGCTTTTCTAATTGCCTACAAATCCAATCCGTACATACGAAACTACGCTATCTTTTGCCACACTTCGGCAGAGCAAGGGCACCTCAAACTGCTTGAGTATATGCAAGCACGCCCAATCTTACAGCTGGGTATGCGTCTGGGTGAAGGCAGTGCCTGTGCCATAGCTTATCCCGTTGTGGAATCAGCGGTGCGCTTTCTAAATGAAATGGCAAGTTTTGAAGAAGCCGGTGTCTCCAATCGCCAAAATATAGAATCAGACAGCTGTTTGTAA
- the hemH gene encoding ferrochelatase: MKKAVLLVNLGTPDAPHTPEVRRYLKEFLLDGRVIDIPALSRWLLVNLIIAPFRAPRSAKAYRKLWTAEGSPLKVYGERLKTLLQDALGEDYEVYLAMRYQNPSMRSILAQIQQKAYEQIILLPLFPQYASATSGSVIQKFYDETRHWQAFPSISIVSYFYNHPAFVQALASRARPYIEADRYDYFVFSYHGVPVRQIQKADLHGCCLQTEDKKVAGCCSRLHEQNQYCYRAQCFATTRLLAEALQLPAERCITAFQSRLGKAEWIQPYTEDVIRQLAEQGAKKVLAFSPAFIADCLETTIEVGEEYKELFEALGGEKWVLVESLNDHASWVEALRQIVTEATLNISRQTVPTQATTVTNQTTA, encoded by the coding sequence ATGAAAAAAGCAGTACTATTGGTAAACCTTGGTACACCCGATGCTCCACATACACCGGAAGTGCGCCGCTATTTAAAAGAATTCCTTTTGGATGGACGGGTCATAGACATACCCGCGCTTTCGCGTTGGCTTCTGGTCAATCTCATCATTGCGCCATTCAGGGCGCCGCGCTCTGCCAAAGCCTACCGCAAACTGTGGACTGCCGAAGGCTCTCCTTTGAAGGTATATGGCGAACGCCTGAAAACACTGCTGCAGGATGCCTTAGGTGAAGACTACGAGGTGTATCTGGCAATGCGCTACCAAAACCCATCCATGCGCAGCATACTGGCTCAAATTCAACAAAAAGCCTACGAACAAATTATTTTACTCCCTCTTTTTCCACAGTATGCCTCTGCCACCAGCGGCTCTGTGATTCAAAAGTTTTATGATGAAACCCGTCATTGGCAAGCTTTTCCTTCTATAAGCATCGTCTCTTACTTTTACAACCACCCTGCCTTTGTGCAGGCACTGGCAAGCCGGGCGCGCCCCTACATAGAAGCAGACCGCTACGATTACTTTGTTTTCTCATATCACGGGGTGCCTGTGCGGCAAATACAAAAGGCAGACCTTCACGGCTGTTGTTTGCAAACCGAAGACAAAAAAGTGGCAGGCTGCTGCAGCCGGTTGCATGAGCAAAATCAGTATTGCTACCGTGCACAATGCTTTGCCACCACCCGCCTGCTGGCAGAAGCTCTGCAGCTGCCTGCCGAACGCTGCATTACTGCCTTTCAATCGCGTTTGGGCAAAGCCGAATGGATTCAACCCTACACCGAAGATGTCATTCGCCAACTAGCAGAACAAGGTGCCAAAAAAGTACTTGCTTTCTCCCCCGCCTTCATTGCCGACTGCTTGGAAACCACCATCGAGGTAGGCGAAGAATACAAAGAACTTTTTGAAGCGCTGGGCGGTGAAAAGTGGGTACTGGTAGAAAGTCTCAACGACCATGCCAGCTGGGTCGAAGCACTCAGGCAAATAGTAACAGAAGCCACTTTGAACATATCGCGGCAGACGGTTCCTACCCAAGCAACAACTGTCACCAACCAAACAACAGCATAA
- a CDS encoding PaaI family thioesterase, with product MRLVEILKNMVGKEMPEQAPPVTKWLNFVLRKVEQGHLTATMEVRPDMANPLGLLHGGVQATLLDEIIGMTVHTLEKDKPSVSVNLNIDFLGKARVGETIEVEAWVVRQGRQLIHVVGEIRNAEGKLIAKASSNMLNIEPK from the coding sequence ATGAGGCTGGTTGAAATACTGAAAAACATGGTGGGCAAAGAAATGCCCGAACAAGCCCCGCCAGTTACCAAGTGGCTCAATTTTGTATTGCGTAAAGTAGAGCAAGGACACCTGACAGCTACTATGGAAGTGCGCCCCGACATGGCAAACCCTTTGGGACTGCTGCACGGTGGCGTGCAAGCGACACTGCTCGACGAAATCATAGGCATGACGGTGCATACTTTAGAAAAAGACAAGCCCTCCGTATCTGTTAACCTAAACATTGATTTTTTAGGGAAGGCACGCGTAGGTGAAACAATAGAGGTAGAGGCATGGGTAGTGCGCCAAGGACGCCAACTCATTCATGTCGTAGGCGAAATACGCAATGCCGAAGGCAAGCTGATAGCCAAAGCAAGCAGCAACATGCTGAACATAGAACCGAAGTAA
- the rfaD gene encoding ADP-glyceromanno-heptose 6-epimerase, producing MIVVTGAAGFIGSCLIQRLNEAGYKHIVAVDDFSREDKRPNYQGKAIVEQVPREQFIDWLHRHEKTVEFVFHLGARTDTTEFDETIFERLNVNYSKEVWNACTRYQIPLVYASSAATYGMGEHGYADDEALIPKLQPLNPYGWSKQQFDLWVLEQEEKPFFWAGLKFFNVYGPNEYHKGRMASVVFHAFRQIRETGSMKLFRSHRPDFEDGKQMRDFIYVKDVVEVCLFLMEKRKPSGIYNLGTGKARTFLDLATAVFHALDKPVSISFIDTPEDIRDKYQYFTEAKMDKLRAAGYDKSFTSLEEGIADYVKNYLLPGKYY from the coding sequence ATGATAGTAGTAACCGGAGCTGCCGGCTTTATTGGCAGTTGTTTGATTCAGCGTCTCAATGAAGCCGGCTACAAACACATAGTAGCTGTTGACGACTTTTCGCGCGAAGACAAGCGTCCCAACTATCAAGGCAAAGCGATAGTGGAGCAGGTGCCTCGCGAGCAGTTTATCGACTGGCTGCACCGTCATGAAAAGACTGTGGAATTTGTGTTTCATTTAGGAGCACGCACCGATACCACTGAGTTCGATGAGACCATTTTTGAGCGTCTTAATGTGAACTATTCGAAGGAGGTATGGAATGCCTGCACCCGTTATCAAATTCCTTTGGTCTATGCTTCTTCGGCAGCCACCTACGGAATGGGGGAACATGGCTATGCTGACGACGAGGCATTGATTCCCAAATTGCAGCCACTGAACCCTTATGGTTGGTCAAAACAGCAGTTTGACCTGTGGGTGCTGGAGCAGGAAGAGAAACCTTTTTTCTGGGCGGGTCTTAAGTTTTTTAATGTGTACGGACCCAACGAGTATCACAAAGGGCGTATGGCATCGGTAGTGTTTCATGCTTTTCGGCAGATTCGCGAAACCGGCAGCATGAAGTTGTTTCGTTCGCATCGCCCCGACTTCGAAGATGGCAAGCAAATGCGCGACTTTATCTATGTGAAAGACGTGGTAGAGGTGTGTCTTTTCTTGATGGAAAAACGCAAGCCTTCGGGCATATACAATTTAGGTACAGGCAAAGCACGCACCTTCCTCGATTTGGCAACAGCTGTATTTCATGCGTTAGATAAACCAGTGAGCATCTCTTTCATAGATACCCCGGAGGACATACGTGATAAATATCAATACTTTACCGAGGCAAAAATGGATAAGCTACGTGCTGCGGGCTACGATAAGTCTTTTACCTCTTTGGAAGAGGGGATTGCCGATTATGTAAAAAATTATCTGTTGCCCGGCAAATATTACTAA